Proteins co-encoded in one Podarcis muralis chromosome 12, rPodMur119.hap1.1, whole genome shotgun sequence genomic window:
- the LOC144324978 gene encoding uncharacterized protein LOC144324978 isoform X2 gives MKDTDPAKLARMEGGRWTVDPVRLSPASLPTTSEHSLPGISKRSDGEELEEKNKGDQNRIHIAEKSYKYSECGGNIRQSSQSTSHQRKSFVRRNSFTSHERTKSREKLYQCRECGKSFTRKGSLASHHRIHTGEKPYNCMECGKSFSESAHLTSHQRIHTGEKPYQCFECGKSFSECAHLTSHQRIHTGEKPYQCFECGKSFSESALLTSHQRIHTGEKPYQCFECGKSFSQSAHLTSHQRIHTGEKPYQCFECGKSFSERTNLTSHQRIHTGEKPYQCFECGKSFSQSASLTSHRRIHTGEKPYQCFECGKSFSRSTNLTSHQRIHTGEKLYQCFECGKSFSQSASLTSHHRIHTGEKPYQCFECGKSFSRSTNLTSHQRIHTGEKLYQCFECGKSFSQSASLTSHHRIHTGEKPYQCFECGKSFSRSTNLTSHQRIHTGEKPYQCFECGKSFSQGIRLTSHQRIHTEGQPKRKKGKIIKQPLQNTSV, from the exons ATGAAAGATACGGATCCTGCAAAGCTAgcaaggatggaagggggaagatggacggttgaccctGTCAGATtgtctcccgcatccctccccacaacctctgagcattccctcccagggATCTCAaagagatctg atggtgaagaATTGGAAGAGAAGAACAAGGGGGACCAGAACAGAATCCACATAGCAGAGAAGTCATATAAATATTCAGAGTGTGGAGGGAACATCCGTCAGAGCTCCCAGtccacctcccatcaaagaaAGAGCTTCGTTAGGAGGAATAGCTTCACTTCACATGAAAGAACAAAGAGTAGGGAGAAATTGTATCAGTgcagagaatgtggaaagagtttcactcgGAAGGGCAGTCTCGCTTCCCAtcatagaattcatacaggagagaaaccctataactgcatggaatgtggaaagagcttcagtgaaagtgcacatctcacttcccatcaaagaattcatacaggggagaaaccctatcagtgcttcgaatgtgggaagagcttcagtgaatgtgcacatctcacttcccatcaaagaattcatacgggggagaaaccctatcagtgcttcgaatgtgggaagagcttcagtgaaagtgcacttctcacttcccatcaaagaattcatacaggggagaaaccctatcagtgcttcgaatgtgggaagagcttcagtcaaagtgcacatctcacttcccatcaaagaattcatacaggggagaaaccctatcagtgcttcgaatgtgggaagagcttcagtgaaagaaccaacctcacttcccatcaaagaattcatacgggggagaaaccctatcagtgcttcgaatgtgggaagagcttcagtcaaagtgcaTCTCTTacttcccatcgaagaattcatacaggggagaaaccctatcagtgcttcgaatgtgggaagagcttcagtcgaagcaccaatctcacttcccatcaaagaattcatacaggggagaaattgtatcagtgctttgaatgtgggaagagcttcagtcaaagtgcatctctcacttcccatcatagaattcatacaggggagaaaccctatcagtgcttcgaatgtgggaagagcttcagtcgaagcaccaatctcacttcccatcaaagaattcatacaggggagaaattgtatcagtgctttgaatgtgggaagagcttcagtcaaagtgcatctctcacttcccatcatagaattcatacaggggagaaaccctatcagtgcttcgaatgtgggaagagcttcagtcgaagcaccaatctcacttcccatcaaagaattcatacaggggagaaaccctatcagtgctttgaatgtgggaagagcttcagtcaggggatccgtctcacttcccatcaaagaattcacactgaGGGACAacctaaaaggaaaaaaggaaaaattattaAACAACCCTTACAAAACACAAGTGTATAA
- the LOC144324978 gene encoding uncharacterized protein LOC144324978 isoform X1 — protein MKDTDPAKLARMEGGRWTVDPVRLSPASLPTTSEHSLPGISKRSGEFQGSGDADMDGWSWRDGEELEEKNKGDQNRIHIAEKSYKYSECGGNIRQSSQSTSHQRKSFVRRNSFTSHERTKSREKLYQCRECGKSFTRKGSLASHHRIHTGEKPYNCMECGKSFSESAHLTSHQRIHTGEKPYQCFECGKSFSECAHLTSHQRIHTGEKPYQCFECGKSFSESALLTSHQRIHTGEKPYQCFECGKSFSQSAHLTSHQRIHTGEKPYQCFECGKSFSERTNLTSHQRIHTGEKPYQCFECGKSFSQSASLTSHRRIHTGEKPYQCFECGKSFSRSTNLTSHQRIHTGEKLYQCFECGKSFSQSASLTSHHRIHTGEKPYQCFECGKSFSRSTNLTSHQRIHTGEKLYQCFECGKSFSQSASLTSHHRIHTGEKPYQCFECGKSFSRSTNLTSHQRIHTGEKPYQCFECGKSFSQGIRLTSHQRIHTEGQPKRKKGKIIKQPLQNTSV, from the exons ATGAAAGATACGGATCCTGCAAAGCTAgcaaggatggaagggggaagatggacggttgaccctGTCAGATtgtctcccgcatccctccccacaacctctgagcattccctcccagggATCTCAaagagatctggtgagttccaggggagtGGAGATGCGGATATGGATGGATGGAGCTGGAGAG atggtgaagaATTGGAAGAGAAGAACAAGGGGGACCAGAACAGAATCCACATAGCAGAGAAGTCATATAAATATTCAGAGTGTGGAGGGAACATCCGTCAGAGCTCCCAGtccacctcccatcaaagaaAGAGCTTCGTTAGGAGGAATAGCTTCACTTCACATGAAAGAACAAAGAGTAGGGAGAAATTGTATCAGTgcagagaatgtggaaagagtttcactcgGAAGGGCAGTCTCGCTTCCCAtcatagaattcatacaggagagaaaccctataactgcatggaatgtggaaagagcttcagtgaaagtgcacatctcacttcccatcaaagaattcatacaggggagaaaccctatcagtgcttcgaatgtgggaagagcttcagtgaatgtgcacatctcacttcccatcaaagaattcatacgggggagaaaccctatcagtgcttcgaatgtgggaagagcttcagtgaaagtgcacttctcacttcccatcaaagaattcatacaggggagaaaccctatcagtgcttcgaatgtgggaagagcttcagtcaaagtgcacatctcacttcccatcaaagaattcatacaggggagaaaccctatcagtgcttcgaatgtgggaagagcttcagtgaaagaaccaacctcacttcccatcaaagaattcatacgggggagaaaccctatcagtgcttcgaatgtgggaagagcttcagtcaaagtgcaTCTCTTacttcccatcgaagaattcatacaggggagaaaccctatcagtgcttcgaatgtgggaagagcttcagtcgaagcaccaatctcacttcccatcaaagaattcatacaggggagaaattgtatcagtgctttgaatgtgggaagagcttcagtcaaagtgcatctctcacttcccatcatagaattcatacaggggagaaaccctatcagtgcttcgaatgtgggaagagcttcagtcgaagcaccaatctcacttcccatcaaagaattcatacaggggagaaattgtatcagtgctttgaatgtgggaagagcttcagtcaaagtgcatctctcacttcccatcatagaattcatacaggggagaaaccctatcagtgcttcgaatgtgggaagagcttcagtcgaagcaccaatctcacttcccatcaaagaattcatacaggggagaaaccctatcagtgctttgaatgtgggaagagcttcagtcaggggatccgtctcacttcccatcaaagaattcacactgaGGGACAacctaaaaggaaaaaaggaaaaattattaAACAACCCTTACAAAACACAAGTGTATAA